The DNA window CTGCTTCCTTGGCGATGGCATCCACCGAGGTGTTGAAGAAGCCGAGTTCGCCGAAGAGCCTGAGGGACACATCGACGATCTTGCGTCGTGTGTTGGTGCCCCGGCTGCCGATCTCGGGGCTGGACGGACCATAACTGGCCCGGCGCAGACTTCGGTTCTCTGACATCAGTGACTACTTTAGTCGATGGTCCAGGTCCGGCTCACGTGTGCGTGACCGGCGAGTTGTATCCCTCGTCGAGCAAGAAGTCAGCGGAGCCGGCGAGGGCGGTTCCGCCTGTCTGACGGGCGCAGACGAGGTCGACGGTCACCAGCCGGCCGCTGCCTGTCGGCGTGCTCGACACCACGGTTCCGGTGCAGGTGAGGGTGTCGCCGGGCCAGACCTGCTCCCGGAACCGGATGCCGAATCGGCGGAGGTTCGCGGCGCCCAGCCAGTCGGTGGCAAATGTCGCGAGCAACGCGCCCTGATGCATTCCCTGAGAAAAGACCGAGGGAAATCCGGCGGCGGTGGCCATGGTGTCGTCGTAGTGCATCGGGTTGAGGTCGCCGGACGCGCCGGAGTAGCGCACGAACATCTGCCGGGTCAACGGTCCGAAGGTGCGCGGTTCCGCGGTGGTGCCCACCTCGAGTGCGATGGCGTGTGTGGTCACGAAATCTTCTCCTTGGCGGCGGTCTCGATGAAGGTGGCACGCGCTTCCGCGACGAGTTCACCGTCGGGCGTGCGGAATTCGGTGGCTACCACCGCAAATCGCATGACGCCGCCGCGCTTACCCGGCTTCTCGAATCGGTCGAGGACTTTTTCCTGTGCTGTCAGGTGGTCGCCTACCTGGGGCAGCGTGCCATGGAAGATGTACTCCTGCTCTCCGTGCAGGAGTCGCTTGCGGTCGAATCCGACATTGACGCGAACACCGGCAGGCGCCCATTGTCCGGCGGTAACCAGAAAGGTCGGCGGAATGATTGCCTCAGCTCCGCTGTACGCGGGATTCTGCGACTGCATGGCGTTCGCGAACTCACGAATCTTTCCGCGTTCGATGATCACCTCCCACGGGGTGCCCACCGTTCCGATCGGTGCGGGTTCGTTCATCGCGTAGTACTCCTTTGTTCGATTCGTTCGTCGAGGTACCGCCGGATCAGCTCGGCCGCTGCCGTCGGATAGGTGTGGGCGATCGCGGGTTCCAGCCCGTCCCGGATGAGCAGGACGGCAAGCTGGTTGGTGATCAGCGTCAGCACGAAAGCGGCGAGCAGCGTGTAGTAGCTGATATCGCCGGTCGGCCGGCCACCGAGCTGCTCGTAGCGGCGCACGATGTCGCGGTCGTCGGGCACCCCGTCGGGGCGGTGCAGGCCGATGCTTTCGCAGAGGAATCGCTCGAACATGAGCCACCAGCCGAGGTCGATATCGGGAGGCCCGGTGGTCGCGCCTTCCCAGTCGAACAGCGCGGCGACGGATAGGTCTTCGGCGAAGGACATGTTTCCCACCCGGGCATCTCCCCAGACGATGCCCTCGGCCGTCGTGGCAGGCATGTTCTCGACCAACTCGGCAAATGCCGCGGCGAGCAATTCGGGGTCGACCAGAAGAGTGTCCCGGCTGGTGCTGTACCAGCGACGCAGACTATCCAGGTAGCGCGCTATCGCGGAGCCTGGGCCGGGCGCGGCCAGTGCCCCGACATCGCCCGGGTCGCTGATGCGATGCAATGCGACCAAGGTACGTAACGCGTTGTCATACAGCAGCTCTCGCTCGTCGGCCGCGAGATCCGCGGTCCACCCCGCTTTGTGCCAGCTCGGCACGTCCGAGGGTATGCGTCCGTCCACGCGGTCCATCAGATAGAAGGGCGCACCGAGCACCTCGGGATCGGGTTCCTGGGCGACGACATTCGGCATCGGCACGCCGCTATGTCGTCCGAGTCGGCGGATGACCTCGGCCTGCCGGATGGCGTCGGGCGTCATGAAGAGTTGATGGTCGGGCGCCTGCATCCGTAGCACGAGATCGCGGTGGGCCCGTTGTCCGTTCGGGCTCGTCCAGGACGCGGTAAAGAACACCGTTTTCCCGGAGTATCCGGCGTTCGGCGCGGAGAAGTCCGAGATCTGGAAGTCTTCGTGGCCTCGCGGTGCGATGTGCGCGGCGGCCCAGCTCGTGAGCGTGCCACGCGCGTCCTCGTCGAGCCTGCCTCGCTGGGCGGTGTAACGCACTTGAACCCACTTTCTCGGAAAACGTGTGGCCTCGATCGAACCAAAAGTGACCATTACTGTCAGAATATAGCTATGAGTGAGCAAAAATCCAGGGATGTGAAGTCGTTGGGAAGGCTGGGTGCGTATGTGATCCCCGGCCGCGTGGCAGATCCGGGGCCGGCGCTGACGCAGGCGGTAGAAGCCGAACGGCTCGGGCTGGGCACCGTCTGGATCAGCGAGCGGTGGGGGGCCAAGGACTTCGGCGTCCTCGTCGGCGCGCTCAGTCAGGTCACCAGCGGGATCGACATCGCGGCGGGCGTGACTCACCTGAACTCGCGACATCCGGCCCTGCTCGCATCGATGGCGATGACCGCGCAAGCGCTGTCGGGTGGCCGCCTGATTCTCGGTGTCGGCCGGTCGGTCGCCGCCATGTGGCGGTCGGTCGGGCTGCCGGTGCCGACGAACCAGTCGCTGGCCGACTCCGCCGACATCTTCCGTCGGCTCTGCCGCGGGGAGAAGGTCAGCTACCGCGGGCCCGCGGGCGACTATCCCGCATTGCGCCTCAACGATGTGCCTGATCAGCCGGTGCCCCCGCTCGTTCTCGCGGCCATCGGACCGCGCGGTCTCGAGTTGGCGGGCCGCCACTTCGACGGTGCGATCCTGCATCCCTTCCTGACTCGAGAGGCGGTCGCCCGTTCGGTCGTTCGGATCCGCGACGCGGCTCGAGCCGCTGGTCGGGCACCCGATGCCGTGCGGATCTATGCGACCGTTGTCGTTGCCTCGCAACTGGATCCGGCCGCCGAAGCGGCGACGGTCGCGGGCCGGGCGGTGAGCTATTACCAGATTCCGGGGCTCGGCGAGCAGCTTGCGCGGGTCAACGGCTGGGATCCGGGTCGGCTCGAAATCCTGCGCGCCCATCCCCAACTCGCCGGCGTGCGAGGTTCGGCGGACTCGGTTCGGACGACCGCGCAGCTGGCCGAGGCCGCGACCGCGCTGCCCACGCGGTGGATCACCGAAGCCGCGGCGGTGGGCACCGCGACAGAGTGCCGTGCGACGTTCGACCGATTCCTCGACGCGGGAGCTGACGAATTGATCCTGCACGGCAGCACACCGGATCAGCTGGCGTCGGTCGTCGCGTCGAAGTAGAAGCTTGCGCCATAAGTGACATTACTGCCAGAATCTTGGGCATGCGGGATGCTCGGCAACTCGCTCCGGCGTCAGTGCCGGCCACAGTTATGGACAGAGAGGCAGCGGTGCGCGCATACGAAGGGACCTACGTCGCGGGCAAGTGGCGTCCGACGGACGGACCGCGCATCGACGTGGTGTCGCCGGCCTCCGGCGCGCTGCTCGGCTGCGTGACCGAGGCGTCCGGTGACGATGTCGCGGCGGCCGTTGTGGCGGCCCGTGCGGCCTTGAACAGCGAGCCATGGGCGGCGACCACACCCACCGACCGAGCCGCGTTGTTGAACGGCTTGGCCGCTGGACTGAAGCGCCGATCCGCCGAGTTCGCCGACCTGCTCTCCGCGGAGGTGGGCTCGCCGCGCAGCTTCGCGTCGTTCGGCCAGGTCGGATTTGCTATTGGAGTGTTCCGCTCACACGCGCGCATGCTGGAGCGTTTCGATTTCGAGGAGACTCGGCCGTCGGGCGCCGGGGGCGAGGTCCTGGTACGTCGTGTTCCGGTTGGTGTGGTCGGTGCGATCGTGCCGTGGAATGTCCCGCTGTTCGCTGCCGCGCTGAAGCTCGCACCAGCTCTCTCGGCGGGGTGCACCATCGTACTGAAGCCCGCGCCCGACGCTCCGCTGGGTCTGTCGATGCTGACCGAGGTGGTCGAGGAGGCAGGCCTGCCACCGGGGGTGATCAACATCGTCTCCGGCGGGGTGCAGACGGGCGAGGCGCTGGTATCGCATCCGGAGGTGGACAAGGTGAGTTTCACCGGGTCCACGGCGGCGGGCAAGCGCATCGGCGCGGTCTGTGCCGCCGCGGTCCGGCGGTGTGCGCTGGAACTGGGCGGCAAGTCGCCGGCGATCGTCCTCGACGACACCCCGTTCGACGCCGAGACAATCGGTGGATTGGTCACCGGAGTGATGGCCAATAACGGTGAGGTATGTGCGGCGCAGACGCGCATTCTGATCCCGGCCACGCGCTACGAGGAATTTCTGGATGTGTTCGGCGCGGCCGTGCGCGCGCTGCGGATCGGTGATCCGGCAGACCTGTCCACCGATGTCGGCCCGCTGATCAACCAGGCCGCGCTGCAGCGGGTCGAAGCCATGGTGTCGGCGGCGGTCGCGGCGGGCGCGCGGGTCGTCGCCGGCGGCGCCCGTCCCGATGGATTCGAGACCGGCTGGTATTACGCGCCGACCGTGCTGGCGGATGTCGACAACCAGACGGCCATCGCCAGGAACGAAGTCTTCGGACCGGTGGCAGTGGTAATTCCCTACGCCGATGACGACGATGCCGTGCGTATCGCGAACGATTCCGACTACGGCCTCGCGGCGGCGGTCTGGTCCGCCGATCGAGCGCGCGCCGCTCGGGTGGCAGTGCGGCTGCGGGTCGGATCGGTCTCGATCAATTCGCCGGCCCCCGTGGATTTCGGCAGCCCGTTCGGCGGCTTCAAAGAGTCGGGAATCGGCAGAGAAGGCGGACCGGAAGGTATCGCGGGATTCCTGGAATCCCAGTCGATCATCTGCTGACCGCCGACAGAACCATATGCCGTTGTCGATCCGACGGCGGTAGAAGAGAGGAACGTAATGGAGACCACTGCCGCCGTGCTCTGGGAGCGCAACTCACCGTGGTCGGTGGAGACAATCGAGCTGGATCCGCCGAAGGACGAGGAGGTGCTGGTAGAGCTGCACGCCTCGGGCATGTGCCATTCGGATGAGCACATCGTCACCGGCGATATGCCGTTCCAGCTGCCCTGTATCGGCGGCCACGAGGGTGCGGGCGTAGTGAAACAGGTCGGCTCGAGCGTTTCGTGGCTGAAGGAAGGCGATCACGTCGTGTTCGGCTTCATTCCGTCGTGCGGGCGCTGCCCGTCCTGCGCGACCGGCCACCAGAGTCTCTGCGATCTCGGTGCCAAGATTTACAGTGGCAGGCAGATTTTCGACGACACCGCCCGCCACCACGCCAGGGGGAAGGATCTCGCGCTCGCGTGCGGAGTCGGCTCCTTCGCCCATCACACGGTCGTGCACGAGGCCAGCTGCATCAAGATCGAGCCGCATCACCCGCTGGACCGGGCCTGCCTGCTCGGCTGCGGATTCGTCACCGGCTGGGGATCGGCTGTCTACGCCGCCGGCATCCGGCCGGGGCACAACGTCGTGGTTGCCGGTGTCGGTGGCATCGGTGCGGCCGCGGTCCAGGGCGCCCGGTTGTCCGGAGCGCGGACGATCGTCGCGATCGATCCGTCCGAGTACAAGCGCGAGCAAGCGTTGAAGATGGGTGCCACTCACGTTGCGGCGTCCTGGGATGAGGCGCCCGGTGTCGTCAGCGAGGCGACCTGGAACCGCGGTGCCGACCGGTTCATCTGCGCCATGGGCGTGGGTGAGGGTCGCCTGGTCAAGAAGGCCTTGGCGATGACCGCCAAACGCGGCGAGCTCATCGTGACGAACATCCATCCGATGGCGGAGAACGAGATCTCGGTCAACATGATGGATTTGACCCTGACCGAGAAGCGGATCATCGGAACCCTGTACGGCTCGGCGAATCCGCGAGCCGATATCCCGAAGATCCTCGAGCTCTGGAGCGCCGGGCAAGTCGACCTCGATTCGGTGGTGACCAGGACCTATCCGCTGGAGAAGATCAACGACGGGTACGACGACATGCGCGGCGGCCGGAACCTCCGTGGCGTGCTCCGATACCCGGCTGCCGACGCACTGTCGCGGTCGGCTGAATAGGAGCTCATCATGGAATGGGACATGCCGGTGCACTCGAGTCCTACGGGGCCGTCCGCGGTGTTCACGATCGGTTGTTTGGTGATCCTCGTCGGCCTGATCGTGTGGTGGGCCCTGTCGGGCGAATCCAAACGTGGCCCGGCGCTTCCGCTGTTCATGCTGGGAACCGCGATCTCGGCGGTAGCGGTGGAACCGGTTTTCGACAACACGCTGCTCTATTGGTATCCCCCCGACAACGGACTGGGCGTCTTCGCGGCCTACGGCCGCACGGTGCCATGGTTCGTCCCGCTCGGGTACGCGTGGTTCTTCGGTGGAATCGCCTACGTCGTGTGGCGGTATCTGCAACTCGGTGTCGACCGGCGGCAGGTGTGGTGGACATTCGCCGTTGTCGCGCTGATCGACGCGCTCGCGACCTCGCTGGCCGGCTGGCTCGACTTGAGCGGGTTCTACGGTCCACAGCCGTTCATGTTCGGCGGCGTGAACGTGTGGTTCGCCTTCGCGGACGCGACCGGCGTACTGGTCGGTGCCACCATTCTGTTTGTGCTTACGCCGCTGTTGTCGGGCCGAAACTGGTTGTGGCTCCTGGTTATTCCGTCGATCTCCTACGGTGCGGTGCTCGGCGGAGTCTCCGGGCCGGTGACCCTCGGCCTGCATTCGGACTGGCCGACGCCGGTGCGTTGGCTGGCGGGTGCGGTGACGATAGGTCTGTGCTGCGCC is part of the Nocardia sp. NBC_00565 genome and encodes:
- a CDS encoding MaoC/PaaZ C-terminal domain-containing protein, with the protein product MTTHAIALEVGTTAEPRTFGPLTRQMFVRYSGASGDLNPMHYDDTMATAAGFPSVFSQGMHQGALLATFATDWLGAANLRRFGIRFREQVWPGDTLTCTGTVVSSTPTGSGRLVTVDLVCARQTGGTALAGSADFLLDEGYNSPVTHT
- a CDS encoding FAS1-like dehydratase domain-containing protein, translating into MNEPAPIGTVGTPWEVIIERGKIREFANAMQSQNPAYSGAEAIIPPTFLVTAGQWAPAGVRVNVGFDRKRLLHGEQEYIFHGTLPQVGDHLTAQEKVLDRFEKPGKRGGVMRFAVVATEFRTPDGELVAEARATFIETAAKEKIS
- a CDS encoding phosphotransferase family protein; this encodes MRYTAQRGRLDEDARGTLTSWAAAHIAPRGHEDFQISDFSAPNAGYSGKTVFFTASWTSPNGQRAHRDLVLRMQAPDHQLFMTPDAIRQAEVIRRLGRHSGVPMPNVVAQEPDPEVLGAPFYLMDRVDGRIPSDVPSWHKAGWTADLAADERELLYDNALRTLVALHRISDPGDVGALAAPGPGSAIARYLDSLRRWYSTSRDTLLVDPELLAAAFAELVENMPATTAEGIVWGDARVGNMSFAEDLSVAALFDWEGATTGPPDIDLGWWLMFERFLCESIGLHRPDGVPDDRDIVRRYEQLGGRPTGDISYYTLLAAFVLTLITNQLAVLLIRDGLEPAIAHTYPTAAAELIRRYLDERIEQRSTTR
- a CDS encoding TIGR03857 family LLM class F420-dependent oxidoreductase, whose amino-acid sequence is MSEQKSRDVKSLGRLGAYVIPGRVADPGPALTQAVEAERLGLGTVWISERWGAKDFGVLVGALSQVTSGIDIAAGVTHLNSRHPALLASMAMTAQALSGGRLILGVGRSVAAMWRSVGLPVPTNQSLADSADIFRRLCRGEKVSYRGPAGDYPALRLNDVPDQPVPPLVLAAIGPRGLELAGRHFDGAILHPFLTREAVARSVVRIRDAARAAGRAPDAVRIYATVVVASQLDPAAEAATVAGRAVSYYQIPGLGEQLARVNGWDPGRLEILRAHPQLAGVRGSADSVRTTAQLAEAATALPTRWITEAAAVGTATECRATFDRFLDAGADELILHGSTPDQLASVVASK
- a CDS encoding aldehyde dehydrogenase family protein gives rise to the protein MRAYEGTYVAGKWRPTDGPRIDVVSPASGALLGCVTEASGDDVAAAVVAARAALNSEPWAATTPTDRAALLNGLAAGLKRRSAEFADLLSAEVGSPRSFASFGQVGFAIGVFRSHARMLERFDFEETRPSGAGGEVLVRRVPVGVVGAIVPWNVPLFAAALKLAPALSAGCTIVLKPAPDAPLGLSMLTEVVEEAGLPPGVINIVSGGVQTGEALVSHPEVDKVSFTGSTAAGKRIGAVCAAAVRRCALELGGKSPAIVLDDTPFDAETIGGLVTGVMANNGEVCAAQTRILIPATRYEEFLDVFGAAVRALRIGDPADLSTDVGPLINQAALQRVEAMVSAAVAAGARVVAGGARPDGFETGWYYAPTVLADVDNQTAIARNEVFGPVAVVIPYADDDDAVRIANDSDYGLAAAVWSADRARAARVAVRLRVGSVSINSPAPVDFGSPFGGFKESGIGREGGPEGIAGFLESQSIIC
- a CDS encoding NDMA-dependent alcohol dehydrogenase, with product METTAAVLWERNSPWSVETIELDPPKDEEVLVELHASGMCHSDEHIVTGDMPFQLPCIGGHEGAGVVKQVGSSVSWLKEGDHVVFGFIPSCGRCPSCATGHQSLCDLGAKIYSGRQIFDDTARHHARGKDLALACGVGSFAHHTVVHEASCIKIEPHHPLDRACLLGCGFVTGWGSAVYAAGIRPGHNVVVAGVGGIGAAAVQGARLSGARTIVAIDPSEYKREQALKMGATHVAASWDEAPGVVSEATWNRGADRFICAMGVGEGRLVKKALAMTAKRGELIVTNIHPMAENEISVNMMDLTLTEKRIIGTLYGSANPRADIPKILELWSAGQVDLDSVVTRTYPLEKINDGYDDMRGGRNLRGVLRYPAADALSRSAE